In a genomic window of Brettanomyces nanus chromosome 1, complete sequence:
- a CDS encoding uncharacterized protein (EggNog:ENOG41) has protein sequence MEMNSNLGGSDDNSYVPRQIADATDADLPMHPPVKAGMNDRAKKNPKSSKTQAPTIKDKKGRSTSCYLCQKRKQKCDQRFPSCTNCIRAHVKCVQPPRYGENYRSHVKDDYTALLEKKVKQLESLLDETTKKIYQLEQQDNRITSSSGITSSSVRQIDTHENNHRVDTINANVKNVASLPSAVLDRSETSTPFDSSRILKYRKIGDLLDISKNTARSYLPYDQFDHALNKPYTYFMADNADRVKKSSVASYHLTNFLRYDPVFDLDQELSRQLIDIYFAMLQYKFPLLSEQEVKQFHHDYFERKVFSNHVDYHFRAARMLLIFAISAILYRATGRYRGPAPYRFFSSALRHIVFCQNLEPLKKIELLVLLCLLINRTDKDSNCLYMIITDAMKLCMRLSLHKQKSYCNVSSTLRERHLRCFWCAYILERSVSIAVAKPFTLKESKIDKSLPSFDSESSKPTPHSTIGTKFINQVIKIRRMEAHFVEDLNILSSASIATRTQLPKVQIYFQRLQEWRKECQGFQSDKETETLSVYYYRAVRNLIQPFLELLDPDDKLFKECQAAAGQICQAIKTFHQKTVSGHSILNIHTTFTSGVTLIYCLWLERNRDDMKRKLLGDDKKHTRPLVSAALFSGIDDLRACSISLYVMAERTKFALSFRDSFDELMHATVDNLILRCGPNSSEILNYSEPGMPPAVYRQPLQHYQLDSRFTQKTAAETQEDEERTKRTGHLTRLAIPRGLSHLLIHSPTISGVRYGQIGNSLSSAQPTTSTFAPPTKPLIQSSAFGQSNNTFSVSNFHAPPPSVRSMNFGSSATMPNVSIPPVMASPIANTASSFSSMSADTLRHANSGNENTVEELAHSQKTLNGAHANNSDAVYAMSSSVTDVEHTPSTPTTTASSSSSITPVIANTPIIPELLPFVGRTTAMINNISVWTGESGQQIPQTGLVMIQQQNNANSNGNPGFLMNSSGNTDGYTGMPFRAPSQTGADSSIFGNQVGVGMNFIGGNSGTNGGNGGNGGNGASGQSGVEGAVSGNGNEQVIDSSSGNGMELLNNWGSYPNDDFWSVRNDLGFIP, from the coding sequence AAATGAACTCCAATTTAGGAGGATCGGATGATAATTCTTATGTCCCGCGACAGATAGCAGATGCTACAGATGCTGATCTTCCGATGCATCCCCCAGTGAAAGCTGGGATGAATGATAGAGCTAAGAAGAATCCCAAGAGCTCTAAAACGCAGGCTCCAACTATCAAGGACAAAAAGGGaagatcaacttcttgCTACCTCTGccagaaaagaaaacagaaatGTGATCAACGGTTCCCAAGTTGCACCAACTGTATTAGGGCTCATGTCAAATGTGTTCAACCTCCGCGATACGGTGAAAATTATCGATCGCATGTGAAGGACGATTATACAGCTCTCCTGGAGAAAAAGGTCAAGCAGTTGGAGAGCTTGTTAGATGAGACaacaaagaaaatataTCAGCTAGAGCAGCAAGATAATCGAATTACTAGTAGTAGTGGTATTACAAGTAGTTCCGTCAGACAGATAGACACGCACGAGAACAATCATCGTGTAGACACTATCAATGCCAACGTGAAAAATGTTGCTTCTTTGCCATCAGCTGTGCTGGACAGATCAGAGACGTCGACTCCCTTTGATTCCAGCAGAATTTTAAAGTATAGAAAAATCGGTGATTTATTGGACATCTCCAAAAATACAGCTCGTTCTTACCTTCCTTACGACCAGTTTGATCATGCTTTAAACAAACCATACACATATTTTATGGCTGACAATGCGGATCGTGTCAAAAAGTCTTCAGTGGCTTCATACCATTTAACCAATTTTCTACGCTATGATCCGGTATTTGATCTCGATCAGGAATTGTCCAGACAACTTATTGATATCTATTTCGCTATGCTGCAGTATAAGTTTCCCCTACTCAGCGAGCAAGAAGTCAAGCAGTTTCATCACGATTATTTCGAGCGGAAAGTATTTTCCAACCATGTTGATTACCACTTTCGTGCCGCACGCATGCTTCTTATCTTTGCAATATCGGCCATATTATATCGTGCAACTGGAAGATACAGAGGTCCTGCTCCCTATAGGTTCTTTTCGAGTGCACTAAGACATATAGTGTTTTGCCAGAATTTAGAGCCACTCAAAAAAATCGAGCTACTCGTTTTACTCTGTTTGCTCATCAATAGGACGGACAAGGATTCTAATTGCCTTTATATGATAATCACAGATGCCATGAAACTTTGCATGCGGCTCAGCTTACATAAACAAAAATCGTATTGCAATGTCTCATCAACTCTTCGTGAACGTCATCTACGATGCTTCTGGTGTGCTTATATCCTGGAAAGATCTGTGTCAATTGCTGTTGCAAAGCCATTTACACTAAAGGAAAGCAAAATTGATAAATCATTACCCTCTTTTGACTCCGAAAGCTCCAAGCCTACGCCTCATTCTACTATTGGTACTAAGTTTATTAATCAGGTCATCAAGATTCGTCGCATGGAAGCTCACtttgttgaagatttgaatATTCTAAGTTCAGCTTCCATAGCCACACGTACCCAGCTGCCGAAAGTCCAGATCTACTTTCAGCGGTTACAAGAGTGGCGTAAAGAATGTCAGGGTTTCCAATCCGATAAGGAAACTGAGACACTATCCGTATATTACTATCGTGCCGTAAGAAATTTGATTCAGCCGTTTTTGGAACTTCTGGATCCTGATGataaacttttcaaggaATGCCAGGCTGCCGCAGGACAGATTTGCCAAGCAATCAAAACATTTCATCAGAAAACTGTTAGTGGCCATAGCATATTGAACATTCACACCACATTCACGTCTGGTGTTACACTCATATACTGCTTATGgttggaaagaaacagGGATGAtatgaagaggaagttACTGGGAGATGACAAGAAGCACACGCGTCCATTGGTTTCTGCAGCGCTATTCTCGGGCATTGACGATCTCAGGGCTTGCTCAATATCTCTTTATGTGATGGCTGAGAGAACGAAATTTGCTCTAAGTTTTAGAGATTCATTTGACGAGTTGATGCATGCTACCGTTGACAATTTAATACTTCGTTGTGGACCAAACTCTTCAGAGATTTTGAATTATAGTGAACCCGGAATGCCCCCTGCTGTATACAGGCAGCCTTTGCAGCATTATCAGCTTGATTCTCGTTTTACACAGaaaacagcagcagagACCcaagaggatgaagagagaaCTAAGCGGACGGGGCACCTTACACGCTTGGCCATTCCAAGGGGCTTGAGccatcttcttattcacTCTCCTACCATAAGCGGAGTAAGATATGGTCAGATTGGTAATTCTTTGTCATCGGCCCAGCCGACAACCTCTACCTTTGCACCTCCAACCAAGCCCCTCATTCAATCTTCGGCTTTTGGCCAGTCGAACAACACTTTTTCAGTATCGAATTTTCACGCTCCGCCTCCGTCGGTCAGAAGCATGAATTTTGGGTCCTCTGCGACGATGCCGAACGTTTCCATACCTCCTGTCATGGCATCTCCCATAGCAAATACtgcttcctctttctcttcgatGTCGGCCGACACATTACGCCATGCTAATAGTGGTAACGAAAATACGGTAGAGGAGTTAGCACATTCTCAAAAGACTCTGAATGGGGCGCACGCAAACAATAGTGATGCTGTATACGCTATGAGTTCATCCGTCACCGATGTTGAACACACTCCCTCAACACCGACAACGACtgcctcctcttcatcttcaatcaCTCCAGTCATTGCAAACACTCCAATTATACCAGAATTGCTACCATTTGTTGGTAGAACTACAGCTATGATCAATAACATTTCGGTGTGGACTGGCGAGTCTGGTCAACAGATTCCTCAGACTGGATTGGTGATGATCCAGCAGCAGAACAATGCCAATAGCAATGGTAACCCAGGATTTCTAATGAACTCTTCTGGAAATACCGATGGCTATACGGGGATGCCTTTCAGGGCCCCAAGTCAGACAGGGGCCGATTCAAGCATTTTCGGAAATCAGGTTGGTGTCGGAATGAACTTTATTGGAGGAAACTCTGGAACTAATGGTGGCAATGGTGGCAATGGTGGGAATGGGGCCAGTGGACAGAGTGGGGTTGAGGGTGCGGTCAGTGGTAACGGCAATGAACAAGTGATTGACTCGTCATCTGGCAACGGTATGGAACTGCTCAACAACTGGGGAAGCTACCCTAATGATGACTTCTGGTCTGTTCGAAATGATTTAGGATTTATACCTTAA